A part of Anabas testudineus chromosome 7, fAnaTes1.2, whole genome shotgun sequence genomic DNA contains:
- the sarnp gene encoding SAP domain-containing ribonucleoprotein isoform X1 — translation MAEVIELQKLKLAELRQECDARGLETKGNKGELIARLQAYLEEHATEEDVDVDDVLGEDTEDFTKAESAIDEKDDKESEPTECETPTETKVVKITPLSTASERLQKRAERFNMPATSESKKAIRAARFGLPTNASSPSPGVVANSKAAVNVDQLKKRADRFGMNVSSISKKIEEDEKLKKRKERFGILMSAGSTGLDDVEAKKMKRAERFGKV, via the exons CTTGCTGAACTGAGGCAGGAGTGTGACGCCCGAGGTTTGGAAACCAAGGGAAATAAAGGGGAGCTCATTGCTCGACTGCAAGCCTATCTGGAGGAACACG CAACAGAGGAAGACGTGGATGTTGATGACGTCCTGGGAGAGGATACAGAG gaCTTCACTAAGGCTGAAAGTGCCATCGACGAAAAAGATGACAAGGAGTCTGAACCTACTGAGTGTGAGAC gCCTACTGAAACAAAGGTGGTGAAGATAACTCCTTTGTCAACTGCCAGTGAA AGACTACAGAAAAGAGCTGAACGTTTCAACATGCCAGCAACATCTGAAAGCAAGAAAGCCATACGCGCAGCTAG GTTTGGATTACCTACCAATGCTTCCAGTCCCTCTCCAG GTGTCGTCGCAAACAGTAAAGCTGCT GTGAACGTCGATCAGTTGAAGAAGAGGGCAGACAGATTTGGCATGAatgtttcatccatttccaAAAAG attgaagaggatgaaaagctgaagaagaggaaggagaggttTGGGATTCTAATGAGTGCAGGTTCTACAGGTTTAGACGACGTAGAG gCAAAGAAAATGAAGCGTGCTGAAAGATTTGGCAAAGTGTAA
- the sarnp gene encoding SAP domain-containing ribonucleoprotein isoform X2: MAEVIELQKLKLAELRQECDARGLETKGNKGELIARLQAYLEEHEEDVDVDDVLGEDTEDFTKAESAIDEKDDKESEPTECETPTETKVVKITPLSTASERLQKRAERFNMPATSESKKAIRAARFGLPTNASSPSPGVVANSKAAVNVDQLKKRADRFGMNVSSISKKIEEDEKLKKRKERFGILMSAGSTGLDDVEAKKMKRAERFGKV; this comes from the exons CTTGCTGAACTGAGGCAGGAGTGTGACGCCCGAGGTTTGGAAACCAAGGGAAATAAAGGGGAGCTCATTGCTCGACTGCAAGCCTATCTGGAGGAACACG AGGAAGACGTGGATGTTGATGACGTCCTGGGAGAGGATACAGAG gaCTTCACTAAGGCTGAAAGTGCCATCGACGAAAAAGATGACAAGGAGTCTGAACCTACTGAGTGTGAGAC gCCTACTGAAACAAAGGTGGTGAAGATAACTCCTTTGTCAACTGCCAGTGAA AGACTACAGAAAAGAGCTGAACGTTTCAACATGCCAGCAACATCTGAAAGCAAGAAAGCCATACGCGCAGCTAG GTTTGGATTACCTACCAATGCTTCCAGTCCCTCTCCAG GTGTCGTCGCAAACAGTAAAGCTGCT GTGAACGTCGATCAGTTGAAGAAGAGGGCAGACAGATTTGGCATGAatgtttcatccatttccaAAAAG attgaagaggatgaaaagctgaagaagaggaaggagaggttTGGGATTCTAATGAGTGCAGGTTCTACAGGTTTAGACGACGTAGAG gCAAAGAAAATGAAGCGTGCTGAAAGATTTGGCAAAGTGTAA
- the ccnt1 gene encoding cyclin-T1 isoform X2, with protein MAASFRSLPTNCNNKWYYTRQQIDNSPSRRAGLDPDKELSYRQQAANLLQDMGQRLNVSQLTINTAIVYMHRFYMVQSFTRFHRNFIAPAALFLAAKVEEQPRKLEHVIKVAHACLNPQEPSPDVRSDAYLQQAQDLVILESIILQTLAFEITIDHPHTHVVKCTQLVRVPASKDLAQTSYFMATNSLHLTTFCLQYSPPVVACVCIHLACKWSNWEIPVSTDGKHWWEYVDPTVTLELLDELTHEFLQILEKTPSRLKRIRNWKAGGQTPKVKPKVQEEGDQRDTMMSMISMASSESTVAGLMSLSAPPSASSSSSTTDKERVASGSAQTWSGKPQGGPEQQQQQPNHEVHTPAKVSLSEYRAKNADVLAAQKRKLENMEASVKRDYANAAQALIGQQQRKEKQQHHHQQSSSSSSDMSNPSPIILKIPLEKERHDRSSLKMRFPVAGGAGSGHSGSARGQDQDIKVRIRVPEKQRGSSGEEGKSRDKHRERSNHHQHHHHHHHYSSSSGASLSSSHKHSSSSSSSGALGSGKKLPSDSSRTSSSSSSASRKRTHSQDPTAGSHPTSKVSKSSRNPYPLPPLSSSSGQSLGPSPDILPVLGLPHHQGSYSHSKSDKTDTNGHGASGQSNEYQDTFEMLNSLLSAQGVQPSQPSMFDYRSQYGDFRYPGGSRGSNPRPPPLPSDPPPPLPPLPK; from the exons ATGGCGGCTTCGTTTCGTTCTCTCCCTACAAACTGTAATAACAAATGGTATTATACCCGACAACAGATCGACAACAGCCCATCTCGGCGAGCTGGACTTGATCCCGACAAGGAACTGTCCTACAGACAACAGGCGGCGAACCTTCTCCAGGACATGGGACAGCGGCTCAATGT GTCTCAACTTACAATTAATACAGCCATTGTGTACATGCATCGATTCTACATGGTCCAGTCATTCACTAGGTTTCACAGAAAT tttATTGCACCTGCAGCTCTCTTCCTCGCTGCAAAGGTGGAGGAGCAGCCCCGAAAGCTGGAACATGTCATCAAGGTGGCCCATGCATGCCTCAATCCTCAAGAGCCTTCACCAGATGTACGCAGTGAT GCCTACCTGCAACAAGCCCAAGACCTGGTCATTCTTGAGAGCATAATACTCCAGACCTTGG cttttgAAATCACCATTGATCATCCACACACTCATGTTGTCAAGTGCACCCAGCTTGTTAGAG ttccagCGAGTAAGGATTTGGCTCAAACATCATACTTTATGGCCACCAACAG TCTGCACTTGACCACATTCTGCCTGCAGTATAGTCCGCCTGTtgtggcctgtgtgtgtatccatCTCGCCTGCAAGTGGTCCAACTGGGAGATTCCTGTGTCTACAGACGGCAAACATTGGTGGGAGTATGTTGATCCAACAGTAACACTTGAGCTGCTGGATG AGCTCACACATGAGTTCCTTCAGATCCTCGAGAAAACACCCAGCCGACTGAAACGGATTCGCAACTGGAAG GCTGGAGGTCAAACACCAAAAGTCAAGCCAAAAGTCCAAGAGGAGGGTGACCAGAGGGACACCATGATGAGCATGATCTCGATGGCCTCATCAGAGAGCACTGTCGCCGGCTTGATGAGCCTCTCAGCTCCGCcatctgcttcctcctcctcatccacgACTGATAAGGAGAGGGTTGCCTCTGGCAGTGCTCAGACTTGGAGTGGAAAACCTCAGGGTGGAcctgaacaacagcagcagcagcccaaCCATGAGGTCCACACCCCGGCTAAGGTATCGTTAAGTGAGTATCGTGCCAAGAATGCTGATGTCCTGGCTGCCCAGAAGAGGAAGTTGGAGAACATGGAGGCTAGTGTGAAGAGGGACTACGCAAATGCAGCCCAGGCTCTCATTggtcagcagcagaggaaggagaagcagcagcatcatcaccagcagtccagctcctcctcctctgacatGTCTAACCCTTCACCCATTATTCTGAAAATTCCCCTGGAGAAGGAGAGGCACGACAGGAGCTCTCTGAAAATGCGTTTCCCTGTAGCTGGGGGAGCAGGCAGCGGGCACAGTGGCAGTGCCCGGGGTCAGGATCAGGATATCAAAGTCAGAATACGAGTGCCTGAGAAGCAAAGGGGGAGCTCAGGAGAGGAGGGCAAGAGCAGGGACAAGCACAGAGAAAGGTCTAACCACCATcaacaccatcaccaccaccaccattatTCCTCCTCCAGCGGTGCCTCACTTTCCTCTTCTCATAAACATTCATCTAGTTCTAGTTCCAGCGGGGCGTTGGGAAGCGGCAAAAAACTCCCAAGCGACTCCTCTAGAACAagctcttcatcctcttcagccTCACGTAAGAGAACACACTCCCAGGATCCCACTGCTGGCTCTCACCCCACCTCGAAAGTCAGCAAATCCTCTAGGAATCCGTACCCGCTCCCACCCCTGTCTTCTTCCTCTGGGCAAAGTCTGGGGCCCAGTCCAGACATTCTCCCGGTCCTAGGCCTTCCCCACCACCAAGGGAGCTATTCTCACTCCAAAAGTGATAAGACAGACACTAATGGGCATGGTGCCTCTGGCCAGTCAAATGAGTACCAGGACACTTTTGAAATGCTGAACTCTCTTCTGAGTGCACAGGGGGTCCAGCCTTCCCAGCCGTCCATGTTTGACTACAGATCCCAATACGGGGACTTCCGATATCCTGGTGGGTCCAGGGGGAGCAACCCCAGGCCCCCACCCCTGCCTTCAGATCCCCCTCCACCACTGCCACCCTTACCCAAATGA
- the ccnt1 gene encoding cyclin-T1 isoform X1, producing MAASFRSLPTNCNNKWYYTRQQIDNSPSRRAGLDPDKELSYRQQAANLLQDMGQRLNVSQLTINTAIVYMHRFYMVQSFTRFHRNFIAPAALFLAAKVEEQPRKLEHVIKVAHACLNPQEPSPDVRSDAYLQQAQDLVILESIILQTLAFEITIDHPHTHVVKCTQLVRVVPASKDLAQTSYFMATNSLHLTTFCLQYSPPVVACVCIHLACKWSNWEIPVSTDGKHWWEYVDPTVTLELLDELTHEFLQILEKTPSRLKRIRNWKAGGQTPKVKPKVQEEGDQRDTMMSMISMASSESTVAGLMSLSAPPSASSSSSTTDKERVASGSAQTWSGKPQGGPEQQQQQPNHEVHTPAKVSLSEYRAKNADVLAAQKRKLENMEASVKRDYANAAQALIGQQQRKEKQQHHHQQSSSSSSDMSNPSPIILKIPLEKERHDRSSLKMRFPVAGGAGSGHSGSARGQDQDIKVRIRVPEKQRGSSGEEGKSRDKHRERSNHHQHHHHHHHYSSSSGASLSSSHKHSSSSSSSGALGSGKKLPSDSSRTSSSSSSASRKRTHSQDPTAGSHPTSKVSKSSRNPYPLPPLSSSSGQSLGPSPDILPVLGLPHHQGSYSHSKSDKTDTNGHGASGQSNEYQDTFEMLNSLLSAQGVQPSQPSMFDYRSQYGDFRYPGGSRGSNPRPPPLPSDPPPPLPPLPK from the exons ATGGCGGCTTCGTTTCGTTCTCTCCCTACAAACTGTAATAACAAATGGTATTATACCCGACAACAGATCGACAACAGCCCATCTCGGCGAGCTGGACTTGATCCCGACAAGGAACTGTCCTACAGACAACAGGCGGCGAACCTTCTCCAGGACATGGGACAGCGGCTCAATGT GTCTCAACTTACAATTAATACAGCCATTGTGTACATGCATCGATTCTACATGGTCCAGTCATTCACTAGGTTTCACAGAAAT tttATTGCACCTGCAGCTCTCTTCCTCGCTGCAAAGGTGGAGGAGCAGCCCCGAAAGCTGGAACATGTCATCAAGGTGGCCCATGCATGCCTCAATCCTCAAGAGCCTTCACCAGATGTACGCAGTGAT GCCTACCTGCAACAAGCCCAAGACCTGGTCATTCTTGAGAGCATAATACTCCAGACCTTGG cttttgAAATCACCATTGATCATCCACACACTCATGTTGTCAAGTGCACCCAGCTTGTTAGAG ttgttccagCGAGTAAGGATTTGGCTCAAACATCATACTTTATGGCCACCAACAG TCTGCACTTGACCACATTCTGCCTGCAGTATAGTCCGCCTGTtgtggcctgtgtgtgtatccatCTCGCCTGCAAGTGGTCCAACTGGGAGATTCCTGTGTCTACAGACGGCAAACATTGGTGGGAGTATGTTGATCCAACAGTAACACTTGAGCTGCTGGATG AGCTCACACATGAGTTCCTTCAGATCCTCGAGAAAACACCCAGCCGACTGAAACGGATTCGCAACTGGAAG GCTGGAGGTCAAACACCAAAAGTCAAGCCAAAAGTCCAAGAGGAGGGTGACCAGAGGGACACCATGATGAGCATGATCTCGATGGCCTCATCAGAGAGCACTGTCGCCGGCTTGATGAGCCTCTCAGCTCCGCcatctgcttcctcctcctcatccacgACTGATAAGGAGAGGGTTGCCTCTGGCAGTGCTCAGACTTGGAGTGGAAAACCTCAGGGTGGAcctgaacaacagcagcagcagcccaaCCATGAGGTCCACACCCCGGCTAAGGTATCGTTAAGTGAGTATCGTGCCAAGAATGCTGATGTCCTGGCTGCCCAGAAGAGGAAGTTGGAGAACATGGAGGCTAGTGTGAAGAGGGACTACGCAAATGCAGCCCAGGCTCTCATTggtcagcagcagaggaaggagaagcagcagcatcatcaccagcagtccagctcctcctcctctgacatGTCTAACCCTTCACCCATTATTCTGAAAATTCCCCTGGAGAAGGAGAGGCACGACAGGAGCTCTCTGAAAATGCGTTTCCCTGTAGCTGGGGGAGCAGGCAGCGGGCACAGTGGCAGTGCCCGGGGTCAGGATCAGGATATCAAAGTCAGAATACGAGTGCCTGAGAAGCAAAGGGGGAGCTCAGGAGAGGAGGGCAAGAGCAGGGACAAGCACAGAGAAAGGTCTAACCACCATcaacaccatcaccaccaccaccattatTCCTCCTCCAGCGGTGCCTCACTTTCCTCTTCTCATAAACATTCATCTAGTTCTAGTTCCAGCGGGGCGTTGGGAAGCGGCAAAAAACTCCCAAGCGACTCCTCTAGAACAagctcttcatcctcttcagccTCACGTAAGAGAACACACTCCCAGGATCCCACTGCTGGCTCTCACCCCACCTCGAAAGTCAGCAAATCCTCTAGGAATCCGTACCCGCTCCCACCCCTGTCTTCTTCCTCTGGGCAAAGTCTGGGGCCCAGTCCAGACATTCTCCCGGTCCTAGGCCTTCCCCACCACCAAGGGAGCTATTCTCACTCCAAAAGTGATAAGACAGACACTAATGGGCATGGTGCCTCTGGCCAGTCAAATGAGTACCAGGACACTTTTGAAATGCTGAACTCTCTTCTGAGTGCACAGGGGGTCCAGCCTTCCCAGCCGTCCATGTTTGACTACAGATCCCAATACGGGGACTTCCGATATCCTGGTGGGTCCAGGGGGAGCAACCCCAGGCCCCCACCCCTGCCTTCAGATCCCCCTCCACCACTGCCACCCTTACCCAAATGA
- the ccnt1 gene encoding cyclin-T1 isoform X3: MAASFRSLPTNCNNKWYYTRQQIDNSPSRRAGLDPDKELSYRQQAANLLQDMGQRLNVSQLTINTAIVYMHRFYMVQSFTRFHRNFIAPAALFLAAKVEEQPRKLEHVIKVAHACLNPQEPSPDVRSDAYLQQAQDLVILESIILQTLAFEITIDHPHTHVVKCTQLVRASKDLAQTSYFMATNSLHLTTFCLQYSPPVVACVCIHLACKWSNWEIPVSTDGKHWWEYVDPTVTLELLDELTHEFLQILEKTPSRLKRIRNWKAGGQTPKVKPKVQEEGDQRDTMMSMISMASSESTVAGLMSLSAPPSASSSSSTTDKERVASGSAQTWSGKPQGGPEQQQQQPNHEVHTPAKVSLSEYRAKNADVLAAQKRKLENMEASVKRDYANAAQALIGQQQRKEKQQHHHQQSSSSSSDMSNPSPIILKIPLEKERHDRSSLKMRFPVAGGAGSGHSGSARGQDQDIKVRIRVPEKQRGSSGEEGKSRDKHRERSNHHQHHHHHHHYSSSSGASLSSSHKHSSSSSSSGALGSGKKLPSDSSRTSSSSSSASRKRTHSQDPTAGSHPTSKVSKSSRNPYPLPPLSSSSGQSLGPSPDILPVLGLPHHQGSYSHSKSDKTDTNGHGASGQSNEYQDTFEMLNSLLSAQGVQPSQPSMFDYRSQYGDFRYPGGSRGSNPRPPPLPSDPPPPLPPLPK; encoded by the exons ATGGCGGCTTCGTTTCGTTCTCTCCCTACAAACTGTAATAACAAATGGTATTATACCCGACAACAGATCGACAACAGCCCATCTCGGCGAGCTGGACTTGATCCCGACAAGGAACTGTCCTACAGACAACAGGCGGCGAACCTTCTCCAGGACATGGGACAGCGGCTCAATGT GTCTCAACTTACAATTAATACAGCCATTGTGTACATGCATCGATTCTACATGGTCCAGTCATTCACTAGGTTTCACAGAAAT tttATTGCACCTGCAGCTCTCTTCCTCGCTGCAAAGGTGGAGGAGCAGCCCCGAAAGCTGGAACATGTCATCAAGGTGGCCCATGCATGCCTCAATCCTCAAGAGCCTTCACCAGATGTACGCAGTGAT GCCTACCTGCAACAAGCCCAAGACCTGGTCATTCTTGAGAGCATAATACTCCAGACCTTGG cttttgAAATCACCATTGATCATCCACACACTCATGTTGTCAAGTGCACCCAGCTTGTTAGAG CGAGTAAGGATTTGGCTCAAACATCATACTTTATGGCCACCAACAG TCTGCACTTGACCACATTCTGCCTGCAGTATAGTCCGCCTGTtgtggcctgtgtgtgtatccatCTCGCCTGCAAGTGGTCCAACTGGGAGATTCCTGTGTCTACAGACGGCAAACATTGGTGGGAGTATGTTGATCCAACAGTAACACTTGAGCTGCTGGATG AGCTCACACATGAGTTCCTTCAGATCCTCGAGAAAACACCCAGCCGACTGAAACGGATTCGCAACTGGAAG GCTGGAGGTCAAACACCAAAAGTCAAGCCAAAAGTCCAAGAGGAGGGTGACCAGAGGGACACCATGATGAGCATGATCTCGATGGCCTCATCAGAGAGCACTGTCGCCGGCTTGATGAGCCTCTCAGCTCCGCcatctgcttcctcctcctcatccacgACTGATAAGGAGAGGGTTGCCTCTGGCAGTGCTCAGACTTGGAGTGGAAAACCTCAGGGTGGAcctgaacaacagcagcagcagcccaaCCATGAGGTCCACACCCCGGCTAAGGTATCGTTAAGTGAGTATCGTGCCAAGAATGCTGATGTCCTGGCTGCCCAGAAGAGGAAGTTGGAGAACATGGAGGCTAGTGTGAAGAGGGACTACGCAAATGCAGCCCAGGCTCTCATTggtcagcagcagaggaaggagaagcagcagcatcatcaccagcagtccagctcctcctcctctgacatGTCTAACCCTTCACCCATTATTCTGAAAATTCCCCTGGAGAAGGAGAGGCACGACAGGAGCTCTCTGAAAATGCGTTTCCCTGTAGCTGGGGGAGCAGGCAGCGGGCACAGTGGCAGTGCCCGGGGTCAGGATCAGGATATCAAAGTCAGAATACGAGTGCCTGAGAAGCAAAGGGGGAGCTCAGGAGAGGAGGGCAAGAGCAGGGACAAGCACAGAGAAAGGTCTAACCACCATcaacaccatcaccaccaccaccattatTCCTCCTCCAGCGGTGCCTCACTTTCCTCTTCTCATAAACATTCATCTAGTTCTAGTTCCAGCGGGGCGTTGGGAAGCGGCAAAAAACTCCCAAGCGACTCCTCTAGAACAagctcttcatcctcttcagccTCACGTAAGAGAACACACTCCCAGGATCCCACTGCTGGCTCTCACCCCACCTCGAAAGTCAGCAAATCCTCTAGGAATCCGTACCCGCTCCCACCCCTGTCTTCTTCCTCTGGGCAAAGTCTGGGGCCCAGTCCAGACATTCTCCCGGTCCTAGGCCTTCCCCACCACCAAGGGAGCTATTCTCACTCCAAAAGTGATAAGACAGACACTAATGGGCATGGTGCCTCTGGCCAGTCAAATGAGTACCAGGACACTTTTGAAATGCTGAACTCTCTTCTGAGTGCACAGGGGGTCCAGCCTTCCCAGCCGTCCATGTTTGACTACAGATCCCAATACGGGGACTTCCGATATCCTGGTGGGTCCAGGGGGAGCAACCCCAGGCCCCCACCCCTGCCTTCAGATCCCCCTCCACCACTGCCACCCTTACCCAAATGA